A segment of the Thermus thermamylovorans genome:
AGGGGCGGTCCGCGCACGGCCAAGACCGTGCGGAAGGAGGCGAAGGTGAAAGAGGGCATCCATCCCAAGCTGGTACCCGCCCGCATCGTCTGCGGGTGCGGCAACGTCATCCACACCTACTCCACCCGGTCGGAGATCCACGTGGAGGTCTGCAGCAATTGCCATCCCTTCTACACCGGGCAGCAGCGCTTTGTGGACACCGAGGGGCGGGTGGAGCGCTTTCAGCGCCGCTACGGCGACGCCTACCGCAAGGGGCGCTGAGGGGCCTCGGGCCTTCCCAGAGGGCGGGAGGGTCCGGGGCGTGGCCCCCCGCCCGAGGGGTCCCGTAAAATGCCCGCGGAGGAGGGATGCCGCCCACCCTGCACCGCCAAGGATGGATCGAGGTCATCGCGGGGCCCATGTTCTCCGGCAAGAGCGAGGAGCTCATCCGCCGGGTCAGGCGGGCCCTGATCGCCCGGCAGCGGGTAGCCGTCTTCAAGCCTCGGTTGGACGACCGCTACCATCCCCGCCATGTGGTGAGCCATGACGGGGAGAGGGTGGAGGCCATCCCCGTGGCCCAGGCGGCGGAGATGGCGGCCTACCTCGCCCCGCTACCCCAGGTGGTGGCGGTGGACGAGGTGCAGTTTCTGGACCGGGGGCTCGTCCCCCTGGCCGAGGGCCTGGCCCAGGAGGGGGTGCGGGTGATCCTGGCGGGGCTGGACCTGGACTTCCGGGGGGAGCCCTTCGGCGTCATGCCGGAGCTGCTGGCCCGGGCGGAGTTCGTGGAGAAGCTCACCGCCATCTGCCCTCGCTGCGGGGCCTCCGCCACCCGTACCCAGCGCCTGGTGGACGGTAGGCCCGCCCGCTACTCGGACCCCGTGATCCTGGTGGGGGCTGAGGAGCGCTACGAGCCCCGCTGCCGGGCCTGCCACCAGGTGGTTTACTGAGCCAGGGGCAAGGCCGTTCCCTTGCGCTTCCGGAAGCGCACCTCCAGCACCCCCTGGCGCAGGGTGGCCTGGGCGGTGCCCTCCTCTATGGGCCCGGGCAGGTCCAGGGTGCGGCGGAAGGTGCCCATGGGCCTTTCCTCCAGGAGGTAGGTGCCGGGGAGGGGGTGGCGCACCCCGGCCAGGGTGATGCGGCTGCCCTCTTCCAGGAGCTCCAGGTCCTCGGGGCGGACCCCGGGCAGGTCCACCAGGAGCACGTAGTGGTCCTCGTCCTCCAGGAGGTCGGCCCTGGGGACCCAGGCCGCGGCCTCCTCCCCGGTAAGCCGGTAGGCCAGCTCCGCGATGCGCTCCTGCAACTCCTTGAGCTTGCGCAGGGTCTCCAGGCGGTCTAGGCGTTCCAACATGCCCTTAGCATATAAGGAGGTGGAAGCCGTCCCCGTCCTCGCCGGTCCCACGGGAAGCGGCAAAACCCTGCTGGCCCTCCGGCTCGGGGAGGAGCTCCCCCTGGAAGTGGTCTCCGCCGACGCCGCCATGGTCTATCGCGGCCTGGACATCGGCACGGACAAGCCGACCCTCGAGGAAAGGGCCCGGGTACCCCACCACCTGGTGGACGCCCTGGAGCCCAGCGAGGCCATGAGCGTGGCCCGGTGGGTGGGCCTGGCGGAGGGGGCCATCGCCGAGGTCCTGGGCCGGGGGCGGGTGCCCCTGGTGGTGGGGGGGACGGGGTACTACATCCGGGCCCTCTCCGAGGGGCTTCCCCAGCTCCCCCCGCCGGACCCCGGGGTTCAGGAGGCCCTCTGGCGGGAGCTTACCGCCAGGGGCCTGGAGGCTTTGCTCCGCGAGCTCGCCCAGGCCAGCCCCGAGGACGCCCGGCGGGTGGGGAGGAATCCCAGGCGGCTCGTGCGGGCCCTCGAGGTCCTGCGCCGAACGGGCCTGCCCCCGGCCCGCTTCCCCCGGCGCCCGCCCCGCTTCCGCTACCGGAAGCTGGTCCTTTGGCCCGAGCGGGAGTGGCTTTTTCCCAAGCTGGAGGAGAGGGCCAAGCGCCAGTTCGCCCGGGGGCTGGTGGAGGAGGTGCGGGGCCTTTTGGCCCGCTACCCCACCATCCCCACCGCCCTCCAGGCCATCGGCTACAAGGAGGTGGTGGGGTACCTCCGGGGGGAGTACGGCCTGGAGGAGGCCCTCCTGCGGGACATCCGGGCGGTGAAGGCCTACGCCCGGCGCCAGTACACCTGGTTCCGCCGCGAGCCGGGGAATGTGACCTACCTCCCCCGGGGGGGGGAGGCGGCCTACCCCGGGTTCCGGGACTGGCTGGGGCTGCGCTTCGGGCTATAGTGGGGGCATGTTGGCCCACGAGATCCGCGCCCGGGTGGCGCGGGGGGAGGTCTCCCCCCGGGAGGTGGCCCAGGCCTACCTGGAGCGGGTCCGCCGCTTGGACCCCGGCCTCGGGGCCTTCCTCAGCCTGAACGGGAGGCTTTTGGAGGAGGCCGAGGCCCTGGACCCTTCCCTCCCCCTGGCGGGCCTCCTTGTGGCCGTCAAGGACAACATCGCCACCCAAGGGCTTCCCACCACCGCGGGAAGCCGCCTTCTGGAGGGCTTCCTGCCCCCTTACGAGGCCACGGCGGTGGCCCGGCTCAAGGCCCTCGGGGCCCTGGTCCTGGGCAAGACCAACCTGGACGAGTTCGGCATGGGCTCCTCCACGGAACACTCCGTCTTCTTCCCCACCAAGAATCCCTTCGACCCCTCCCGGGTGCCGGGGGGGTCTAGCGGGGGAAGCGCCGCGGCGGTGGCCGCGGACCTGGCCCCCCTGGCCCTGGGCTCGGACACCGGGGGGAGCGTGCGCCAGCCCGCGGCCTTCTGCGGGGTCTACGGCCTCAAGCCCACCTACGGCCGGGTGAGCCGCTATGGCCTCCTCGCCTACGCCTCGAGCCTGGACCAGATTGGCCCCCTGGCCCGCTCGGTGCGGGACCTGGCCCTCCTCCTGGACGCGGTGGCCGGACCCGACCCTCGAGACGCCACCAGCCTGGATCAGCCCCCCCGCTTCGGGGAGGCCCTGGAGGCGCCCCTCCGCCCCTTGCGCCTGGGGGTGGTGCGGGAGGGGCTTTCCGGGAACTCCCGCGGGGTGGAGCGGGCCCTGGAGGAGGCCTTGGGGGTCTTCCAGGGCCTGGGCTTCGCCGTCAGGGAGGTCTCCTGGCCCGCCCTGCTCCAGGCCCTGGCCGCCTACTACATCCTGGCCCCCGCCGAGGCCAGCGCCAACCTGGCCCGCTACGACGGGACCCTTTACGGCTACCGGGCGGAAGGGGAGGAGCTTTGGCGGATGGTGGAGGCCACCCGGGCCCGGTTGGGCCTCGAGGTCAAGCGCCGCATCCTGGTGGGCACTTTCGTCCTCTCCAGCGGCTACTACGAGGCCTACTACGGCCGGGCCCAGGCCTTCCGCCGGCGGCTTAAGGCCGAGGCCCGGGCCCTCTTCCAGGAGGTGGACCTCCTCCTCCTCCCCACCACCCCCCACCCCGCCTTCCCCCTGGGGAGCAGGCCCGACCCCCTGGCCATGTACCGGGAGGACCTCTACACCGTGGGGGCGAGCCTCGCGGGCCTCCCCGCCCTCTCCTTTCCCGCAGGCTTTGAGGAGGGGCTTCCCCTGGGGCTCCAGCTCCTCGCCCCCTGGGGGGAGGACGAGGGGCTTTTGCGGGCGGCTCTGGCCTTCGAGGAGGCCACGGACCGGGCCTTCCTGAAGGCCCCCCTGGGGGAGG
Coding sequences within it:
- the rpmE gene encoding 50S ribosomal protein L31 is translated as MKEGIHPKLVPARIVCGCGNVIHTYSTRSEIHVEVCSNCHPFYTGQQRFVDTEGRVERFQRRYGDAYRKGR
- a CDS encoding thymidine kinase; the protein is MPPTLHRQGWIEVIAGPMFSGKSEELIRRVRRALIARQRVAVFKPRLDDRYHPRHVVSHDGERVEAIPVAQAAEMAAYLAPLPQVVAVDEVQFLDRGLVPLAEGLAQEGVRVILAGLDLDFRGEPFGVMPELLARAEFVEKLTAICPRCGASATRTQRLVDGRPARYSDPVILVGAEERYEPRCRACHQVVY
- a CDS encoding Hsp20/alpha crystallin family protein yields the protein MLERLDRLETLRKLKELQERIAELAYRLTGEEAAAWVPRADLLEDEDHYVLLVDLPGVRPEDLELLEEGSRITLAGVRHPLPGTYLLEERPMGTFRRTLDLPGPIEEGTAQATLRQGVLEVRFRKRKGTALPLAQ
- the miaA gene encoding tRNA (adenosine(37)-N6)-dimethylallyltransferase MiaA; translated protein: MEAVPVLAGPTGSGKTLLALRLGEELPLEVVSADAAMVYRGLDIGTDKPTLEERARVPHHLVDALEPSEAMSVARWVGLAEGAIAEVLGRGRVPLVVGGTGYYIRALSEGLPQLPPPDPGVQEALWRELTARGLEALLRELAQASPEDARRVGRNPRRLVRALEVLRRTGLPPARFPRRPPRFRYRKLVLWPEREWLFPKLEERAKRQFARGLVEEVRGLLARYPTIPTALQAIGYKEVVGYLRGEYGLEEALLRDIRAVKAYARRQYTWFRREPGNVTYLPRGGEAAYPGFRDWLGLRFGL
- the gatA gene encoding Asp-tRNA(Asn)/Glu-tRNA(Gln) amidotransferase subunit GatA; translation: MLAHEIRARVARGEVSPREVAQAYLERVRRLDPGLGAFLSLNGRLLEEAEALDPSLPLAGLLVAVKDNIATQGLPTTAGSRLLEGFLPPYEATAVARLKALGALVLGKTNLDEFGMGSSTEHSVFFPTKNPFDPSRVPGGSSGGSAAAVAADLAPLALGSDTGGSVRQPAAFCGVYGLKPTYGRVSRYGLLAYASSLDQIGPLARSVRDLALLLDAVAGPDPRDATSLDQPPRFGEALEAPLRPLRLGVVREGLSGNSRGVERALEEALGVFQGLGFAVREVSWPALLQALAAYYILAPAEASANLARYDGTLYGYRAEGEELWRMVEATRARLGLEVKRRILVGTFVLSSGYYEAYYGRAQAFRRRLKAEARALFQEVDLLLLPTTPHPAFPLGSRPDPLAMYREDLYTVGASLAGLPALSFPAGFEEGLPLGLQLLAPWGEDEGLLRAALAFEEATDRAFLKAPLGEAL